In one window of Candidatus Edwardsbacteria bacterium DNA:
- a CDS encoding RNA polymerase sigma factor RpoD/SigA: MSYREIVYNDDPSLDIYLKEISRVPLLSPDEELSLAQQAKAGDRAAIDRLTESNLRFVVSIAKEFQGRGLSMADLINEGNVGLMKAVQRFEPSRGYRFNTYAVWWIRQAMLKAIAEQTRTIRLPMNRIEKLTRINRAIEEIKSDPGYSGAPPTVKQISKKSKISVEEIRDLLGYSANQVSLDAPLSEDGETRLSEIVEQPRFKSPEETLKNKTLDSDIKQAFSVLTPREVKVLKLYYGLDDNDHGTLDSIGRKLNISRERVRQLRDRALRKIKLATEGGRLKAYLS; the protein is encoded by the coding sequence ATGAGCTATCGGGAAATTGTATATAATGATGATCCGTCGCTGGATATCTACCTCAAGGAGATCAGCCGGGTGCCCCTGCTGTCCCCGGACGAGGAGTTGTCCCTGGCCCAGCAGGCCAAGGCGGGGGACAGGGCCGCCATCGACCGGTTGACCGAGAGCAACCTGCGTTTCGTGGTGTCCATCGCCAAGGAATTCCAGGGCCGGGGCCTGTCCATGGCCGACCTCATCAATGAGGGCAATGTGGGTCTGATGAAGGCTGTCCAGCGGTTCGAGCCATCACGGGGATACCGTTTCAATACCTATGCCGTGTGGTGGATCAGACAGGCCATGCTGAAAGCTATTGCCGAGCAGACCCGGACCATCCGCCTGCCCATGAACCGCATCGAGAAGCTGACCCGGATCAATCGGGCCATTGAGGAAATAAAGAGCGACCCCGGCTACAGCGGCGCCCCGCCCACCGTTAAACAGATATCCAAAAAATCTAAGATCTCGGTGGAGGAGATCCGCGATCTGCTGGGTTACAGCGCCAACCAGGTCTCCCTGGATGCCCCGCTGTCGGAGGATGGCGAGACCAGGCTTTCGGAGATCGTAGAACAGCCCCGCTTCAAATCGCCGGAGGAGACTCTCAAGAACAAGACCCTGGACAGCGACATCAAGCAAGCCTTTTCGGTGCTGACCCCGCGGGAGGTCAAGGTGCTTAAACTTTATTACGGATTGGACGATAACGATCATGGAACTCTGGATTCCATCGGGCGGAAGCTGAACATCTCCCGGGAACGGGTGCGGCAATTGAGGGACCGGGCACTAAGGAAGATCAAATTGGCCACTGAGGGCGGCCGGCTGAAGGCCTATCTGAGCTGA
- a CDS encoding MerR family transcriptional regulator, with the protein MPELHPETPLYSISVAARLVGLHQQTLRMYERLGLVSPARVSGRIRLYSQADIEEIEYIVFLVRVKRVNLAGVRLILEIVEDPQQSIENLRKMQHLPEDGK; encoded by the coding sequence ATGCCCGAACTTCACCCCGAAACCCCCTTATATTCCATCAGCGTGGCCGCCCGGCTGGTGGGCCTGCATCAGCAGACCTTAAGGATGTATGAACGCCTGGGGCTGGTCTCCCCGGCCCGGGTCAGCGGCCGCATCAGGCTTTACTCCCAGGCGGACATCGAGGAGATCGAGTATATCGTGTTTTTGGTCAGGGTAAAACGGGTGAATCTGGCCGGCGTCCGCCTTATTCTGGAGATCGTTGAGGATCCCCAGCAGTCGATTGAAAACCTACGAAAGATGCAGCACCTTCCGGAAGATGGCAAATGA